Below is a window of Myxococcaceae bacterium JPH2 DNA.
GACACACCCCACAGCTGCACCGCCACCAGCCCCATCACCCCTTCCTTGGGCGCATAGCGCTCCGTGAGGGTGATGTGGCCCGCGTAGGCCACCGCGCATCCGAGCGTCAGCAGGTCGCCCCGCGAGAAGCCCGACGTGCCCGAGCTCGTGTCCGGCCGGGTCATCGCGTACAGGCCGATGGCCGCCAGCACCGCGCCCAGCACCGAGCCCAGGCGCGGCACCCGACGGAACAACACCAGCGACAGGAGCGGGACGAACAGCACGCACATGCCGGTGATGAAGGCCGAGCGCGACGGCGTCGTCTCCGCCAGCCCCATCGTCTGGAGCGCGAACCCCAGGAACAGCAGCGTGGCCAAGAGCGCGCCATGGCGCAGGTTGCGCGGACGCAGCACCTCGCGGCCCGCCAGCGCGCTCAAGAGCAGCGCGCCGACCCCAAAGCGCAGCGCGAGGAACGAGAAGGGGTCGCTGTAGCCCAGCGCGTCCTTCACCACCACGAAGGTGACGCCCCACAGCGCGGTGATGAGCGCCAGGGCGCCGTCGGCCTGGAGCCTCGCCG
It encodes the following:
- a CDS encoding DMT family transporter, with protein sequence MRSTPGSARLQADGALALITALWGVTFVVVKDALGYSDPFSFLALRFGVGALLLSALAGREVLRPRNLRHGALLATLLFLGFALQTMGLAETTPSRSAFITGMCVLFVPLLSLVLFRRVPRLGSVLGAVLAAIGLYAMTRPDTSSGTSGFSRGDLLTLGCAVAYAGHITLTERYAPKEGVMGLVAVQLWGVSLLSLACLPFVNRSVTWTPSFVGGVLVCGVFASALAISVQTWGQARTTAVRASLIYAMEPVFAAGYSVAMGYEVLGPREWWGGGLILTGVLASDVGTAAWGWWRARQQGTAA